CTTATCGCAAACTGATTGGCCATCATTTACCTTGCGATACCTGTGTCGTGGAAGAGAAAGACGCCACGACGACTTCACAACAAAAAGCTTCGCTGTAATGTGACTACGGGAAAAAAAGATGACTGAGAAAAAATATATTGTTGCGCTCGACCAGGGCACTACCAGTTCTCGCGCGGTCGTAATGGACCACGATGCAAATATCATCAGTGTTTCGCAACGCGAATTTGAGCAAATCTATCCGAAAGCAGGCTGGGTAGAACATGACCCAATGGAAATCTGGGCCACCCAAAGCTCTACGCTGGTAGAAGTGCTGGCGAAAGCAGACATCAATTCCGATCAGATTGCGGCTATCGGTATCACTAACCAGCGTGAAACCACCATCGTCTGGGAACGGGAAACCGGTAAACCAATCTACAACGCGATTGTCTGGCAGTGTCGTCGTACCGCCGACATTTGCGAGCGCCTGAAGCGCGATGGCATGGAAGAGTATGTTCGCAACAATACCGGTCTGGTGATTGACCCGTACTTCTCTGGCACCAAAGTGAAGTGGATCCTCGATCACGTAGAAGGCTCACGTGAGCGCGCCCGTCGCGGCGAACTGCTGTTTGGCACCGTGGATACCTGGCTCATCTGGAAAATGACTCAGGGACGCGTTCACGTCACGGATTACACCAACGCCTCACGTACCATGCTGTTCAACATCCACACGCTGGACTGGGATGACAAGATGCTGGACGCGCTGGACATCCCGCGCGCCATGCTACCGGAAGTCCGTCGCTCTTCTGAAGTGTACGGTCAGACCAACATTGGCGGTAAAGGCGGCACGCGTATTCCAATCGCGGGTATTGCCGGTGACCAGCAGGCCGCGCTGTTCGGCCAGCTGTGCGTAAAAGAAGGGATGGCGAAAAACACCTACGGCACCGGCTGCTTTATGCTGATGAATACCGGAGAGAAAGCCGTTAAGTCAGAAAACGGTCTGCTAACGACCATTGCCTGCGGCCCGACAGGCGAAGTGAACTATGCGCTGGAAGGTGCTGTGTTCATGGCAGGCGCGTCTATTCAGTGGCTGCGCGACGAGATGAAACTCATCAGCGACGCGTTCGACTCCGAATACTTTGCGACCAAAGTGAAAGATACCAACGGCGTGTATGTCGTACCGGCCTTTACCGGGCTGGGCGCCCCCTACTGGGACCCGTATGCGCGTGGCGCTATCTTTGGCCTGACCCGTGGCGTGAACTCTAACCACATCATCCGTGCCACCCTGGAATCCATTGCCTATCAGACGCGTGACGTGCTGGAAGCGATGCAGGCTGACTCCGGTATTCGTCTGCACGCCCTGCGCGTGGACGGCGGCGCAGTCGCTAACAACTTCCTGATGCAGTTCCAGTCAGACATTCTCGGCACTCGCGTTGAGCGCCCGGAAGTGCGCGAAGTTACCGCGCTGGGTGCAGCCTATCTGGCAGGTCTGGCGGTGGGTTTCTGGCAGAATCTGGATGAGCTGCAGGAAAAAGCGGTCATCGAACGTGAATTCCGCCCAGGTATCGAAACCACCGAGCGTAATTACCGTTACAGCGGCTGGAAGAAAGCGGTCAAACGCGCCCTGGCGTGGGAAGATCACGAAGAGTAATGTTGTAATACCGGATGGCGGCTTCGCCATCCGGTAAAACCTTCGCGTGAAGGCGACTCTGCACACGCACACACATCAATAATCCCATCCCCTCCCCTGTGCTACACTTCGCGCAATTTCTTTCTGCTACGGGTTTGCTATGAGACGAGAACTTGCCATCGAATTTTCCCGCGTGACCGAAGCGGCTGCGCTGGCTGGCTACAAATGGTTGGGGCGCGGCGATAAAAATACCGCTGACGGCGCGGCCGTTAACGCCATGCGCATTATGCTCAATCAGGTCAACATTGACGGGACGATTGTCATCGGCGAAGGCGAGATCGATGAAGCGCCAATGCTGTTTATCGGCGAAAAAGTCGGTACCGGACACGGCGACGCGGTAGACATTGCTGTCGATCCGATCGAAGGCACCCGCATGACGGCGATGGGTCAGGCTAACGCGCTGGCGGTTCTGGCCGTCGGTGACAAGGGCTGCTTCCTGAACGCGCCGGATATGTACATGGAAAAGCTGATCGTGGGTCCGGGAGCAAAAGGGTCTATCGATCTCAACCTGCCGCTGGAAGAGAATCTGCGTAATGTCGCAAACGCGCTGGGCAAGCCGTTGCGCGATCTGACCGTCACCATTCTGGCGAAACCACGCCATGATGACGTTATCGCAGAGATGGCGAAGCTGGGCGTGCGCGTATTTGCGATTCCTGACGGTGACGTTGCCGCCTCTATTCTTACCTGCATGCCAGACAGCGAAGTCGACGTGCTGTACGGGATTGGCGGTGCGCCGGAAGGTGTTGTATCCGCCGCCGTGATCCGCGCACTGGATGGCGATATGCAGGGCCGCCTTCTCGCGCGTCATGACGTCAAAGGCGACAGCGAAGACAATCGTCGCATTGGCGAGCAGGAACTGGCGCGCTGCGAGGCCATGGGCATTGAAGCGGGTAAAGCGTTGCGTCTGGACGAAATGGCGCGCAGCGACAACGTCATCTTCTCCGCAACCGGGATCACCAAAGGCGACCTGCTGGAAGGGATCAGTCGTAAAGGCAACATCGCGACCACCGAAACGCTGCTGATCCGCGGGAAGTCACGCACCATTCGCCGCATCCAGTCAATTCACTACCTCGATCGCAAAGACCCGGACGTACAGGCGCATATCCTTTAAAATATTACACAAATTCCTTCACATTGCGTCGCGGCGGCAAGCGAGCAAAACCCCAGCAGCATAGATAACGATGTGACTGGGTTGCGCGAATGCTGCCAACAAAGAGGCAGCGTGAAGGATGAAATGTCATTTGATCAATCGAGCCTTCCAGCCCATATGGGCTGGAAATCTTTCGCTCAACGAACGAAGATAGGGCTATAGGATCAGAACAGGAGAAGACCATGGCAGAGTGGGTAACAGGCAAAGTGACTAAAGTGCAGTACTGGACTGAGGCCCTGTTGAGTCTGACCGTTCACGCCCCGGTTCATCCCTTCACTGCAGGTCAATTTACCAAGCTCGGACTGGAGATTGACGGCGAGCGCGTCCAGCGCGCCTATTCTTATGTCAACGCCCCCGAGAATCCCGATCTGGAGTTTTACCTGGTCACCGTTCCCGACGGTAAACTGAGTCCACGTCTGGCGGCGCTGAAACCCGGCGATGAAATCCAGGTCGTCAGTGAAGCTGCCGGTTTTTTTGTGCTGGATGAGGTTCCCGAGTGCGACACGCTGTGGATGCTGGCGACGGGGACGGCGATTGGCCCTTACCTGTCAATTCTTCAACAGGGTAAAGACGTCGATCGTTTTAAAAATCTGGTGCTGGTGCATGCTGCACGTTACGCCGCCGACCTAAGCTATCTGCCGCTCATGCTGGAGCTGCAGGCTCGCTACGAAGGTAAATTACGTATTCAAACGGTGGTCAGCCGGGAAACGATCGCGGGCTCGCTAACCGGGCGTATACCGGCGCTGATTGAAAGCGGTGAGCTGGAAAAAGCGGTTGGCCTGCCGATGGATAAAGAAACCAGTCATATCATGCTATGCGGCAATCCACAGATGGTTCGCGACACGCAGCAATTGCTGAAAGAGACCCGGCAAATGACCAAACACCTGCGCCGCCGACCGGGCCATATGACCGCCGAACACTACTGGTAATTTTTTGCCCGATGACGGCAGTGCAATCCATCACGCCTTGTACTTCACGTCCTGCGTATCTTTACCAAATTTATTCTCGCCCTGGGTGCCGACAAATGCGCCCAGGTCTACCAGCATCATGACCAGAATCAATGTTGGAACAAAACGTCCGACGACCCACTGCCACATTCCCGGCAGCATCACCCAGTTGCCCGCCAATAGCATCCACGCCAGAATCATCAGTAACGCCCACAGGCCTGAACGCCCTCGGTCATGCAGGCGTTTTACCATTACCGCCGCCGTCGGCCAGAGCATGCACACCAGAGCAAACGCCGCCGTTTTAATCTCAAGCCATTGTTTACTGGCCAGAGTGAACAGAACCAGCATACCGACAAACCAGAGGCCGACCCAAATCCAGAAATCACGGCGCCCGATACGCCCTTTAAATGAGAATAACCACTGCTGTATGGTCATGTAAGTTCCTTTATTATTGCCCTACCCCACAGTTTACCCTTTTGACAAGCCAGGCAGTTATCGTTTTAATCGTGAGCAGCCATAACGAAAGGTAAGATTGATGAAGCCAGGATGTACGCTGTTTTTACTATTGTTTTCTGTGATTTCCGTAAGCACAACGGTGCAGGCAGCAGAACCCTCGACGACGACGGCGCCGTATCTGCTGGCTGGCGCCCCGACGTTCGATCTCTCGATCAGCCAGTTTCGCGAAAACTTTAACAGCCAAAACCCTAAGCTTTCACTGAACGAATTTCGCGCTATCGACAGCAGTCGGGACAAAGCCAATCTGACGCGCGCCGCCAGCAAGATCAACGAAAACCTGTACGCCTCTACGGCGCTGGAGCGCGGCACGTTAAAAATCAAAAGCATGCAGATAACCTGGCTCCCCATTCAAGGGCCAGAGCAAAAAGCGGCAAGAACGAAAGCGCTGGAGTACATGGCGGCGGTCATTCGTAGCGTCGCGCCGTTACTGACGAAGGAACAAAGCCAGAAAAAACTGCAGCGGTTGCTTATTGCAGGCAAGAATAAGCGCTACTACGCTGAAACCGAAGGCGCAATTCGCTATGTTGTCGCAGATAACGGCGAAAAGGGACTGACCTTCGCTGTTGAACCGATTAAGCTGGCACTATCTGAAGGCCTGGAAGGGGCGAATAAATGACAAAAAGCAAAGCCTTTCCAGCGACGAATCTCTATACTGTTTCACAGACCATGCTGCCCTGAAGGGCGGCCATATTCCTTAATTCGCTGATAAAGCGTGGAGAATTGAAATGCGACATCCTTTAGTGATGGGTAACTGGAAACTGAACGGCAGCCGCCACATGGTAAACGAGCTGGTTGCTAACCTGCGCAAAGAGCTGGCTGGCGTTGCTGGCTGTGGCGTTGCTATCGCTCCGCCGGAAATGTACATCGACCTGGCGAAACACGCTGCGGCCGGTAGCCACATCATGCTGGGCGCGCAGAACGTTGACCTGAACCTGTCTGGCGCGTTCACCGGTGAAACCTCGGCTGAAATGCTGAAAGATATCGGCGCTCAGTACATCATCATCGGTCACTCAGAGCGTCGTACTTATCACAAAGAGTCTGATGAACTGATCGCTAAGAAATTCGCAGTTCTGAAAGAGCAAGGTCTGACCCCGGTTCTGTGCATCGGTGAAACCGAAGCAGAAAACGAAGCAGGCAAAACAGAAGAAGTATGTGCACGTCAGATCGACGCCGTGCTGAAAACTCAGGGCGCAAGCGCATTCGAAGGCGTGGTTATCGCTTACGAACCTGTATGGGCGATCGGTACGGGCAAATCTGCCACTCCGGCACAGGCTCAGGCGGTTCACAAATTCATCCGTGACCACATTGCTAAAGCTGACGCGGCAATCGCACAGCAGGTTATCATCCAGTACGGCGGTTCTGTAAACGCGTCCAACGCAGCAGAACTGTTCGCTCAGCCGGACATCGACGGCGCGCTGGTTGGCGGTGCTTCACTGAAAGCTGATGCTTTCGCCGTGATCGTCAAAGCTGCAGAAGCGGCTAAACAGGCGTAATCGCTGTTGTGGCGGTAGATGCGTCATCTACCGCCACATTTTTATTTACCAGTATCCCAGCCAGTGCCACCAGACCGCCCCGACGATCCCCCAGACAGTCAGGTTTACCACGCTCATCACCAATCCCGTTTTCCACCATTCCGCAAGTGTGACGTATCCGGAGCCAAAGATGATCGGCGCGGTGCCCGTACCATAATGCGTTAACGACATCATCAGCGATGAGGAAAAAGCGAGCATTAAGCCCAGCAATGCCGGCGGCGCGCCCAGAGCTAATCCTGCAGCGAAGAACGCCGCAAACATCGCCGTAATATGCGCGGTGGTACTGGCAAAAAAGTAGTGAGAGTAAACATAGAGCAGAACCAGCAACAGTGTGGCGACGCCCCAGTGCACGCCGAGCTGATCGATTGTATTCCCCACGCTCACGGCTAACCAACTCACCAGACCCAGCTTGCTGAGAAATTCAGCCATCATGACCAGTGCCGCAAACCACACGACGGTATCCCAGGCGCCGCGACATTTAAGAATGTCATCCCAGCTCAATACCCCTGAGATCAGCAATATAGAGAGTCCAATTAAGGCGGCGCTGGTCGGGTTAACAGTCCAGCCACTCCCCATAATGAGCGCCGGGATCCCCGCCCACAAACACAGCAGCAGGGCAAAAACAGCGAGCGTAATTTTCTCGGCAAGCGCCAACGGACCAAGTGATTCCAGCTTTTGTCGCGCGAACTGCGGCGCATCAGGCGTGCGGGTAATGGCAGGGGGATAAAGCCACCAGATGACGAGCGGCATCAGCACCAGTGACACCACCGCAGGGAGCAGCGCGGCTATCGCCCACATCCCCCAGGTCATGTTCAAAACCCCATCAGTGCCTTTGGTTAAAAAGCTCACTATCAGTGGGTTAGGCGCAGTCGCAGTAATAAACATCGCCGAGCTGATGGGGTTAATATTGTAGTTCACCAGTGCCAGGTAACGACCCGTCGACCCATTTTCGCTGTTCCCCGGTTGCGACCCCAGACTTTCAGCGATAGCGCGCATGACCGGATGGATGATACCGCCACCGCGCGCGGTGTTACTGGGGGTCACTGGCGCAATCAATGTTTCAGCCAGCGTCAATGCCCAGGCGATACCCAGCGTTCGTTTACCAAACAACGCGATAAATCCATAGCCAATACGCGCCCCCAGCCCCGTTTTCAACAAACTTTGCGAGAGCATAATCGACAAACCAATCAGCCAGATCAGTTGGTTAGAAAAGCCGCTCAGCGCATCGTTAAGCGCCGCAGAGGGCTTGCCTGGGTTGGTAACGCCCGTCATTGCCACCAGCATAATCGCAATGATTGCGATAGCGCCAATGGGCAGGGCTTTACCGATAATAGCCGCGATAGTACCAATAAACAGCGCCAGCAAATGCCACGCTTCAGGCGTCACACCGGAAGGGTTGGGGACAGCAAACCACAACATCAGGGTAATGAAAACCGAAAGAAATGCAGGCCAAAGACGAATGGGGGTTAACCGGTCCATGAATTAATCCTTGAATTTCTTCTGAACGAGTGTGTTCACGGCTATTAACCGATATTTATGCTGATAAAACAATCAGCTACATCACAAAACAGAAGGAGTTAACGTTCAAAATATATCGGGTCTGTGACACCGCGCAATTACAATTTTCCCAGCACGCTAAACCACAGATAATCCAGCGGCAGCAACACCAGCCAGGTGACCAGCGCCAGCGCCAGACACAGCAACATCCCTGCCCTGGCCGGTACTTTCCCTAACGCCATCGCCACGATAATCGGTGAGGCCTGATACGGCAGTAGCGGCGTGGAATAGCCCAGCACCTGAATCATAATGACCGAAAGCAGCGGGAACCCTGTCGCATCAGAAAAACTCTCTGCCAGCGTGGTATACAACGCCGGAACGCCGTTGGCGGTCATGATAAAGTTGAGAACGGTGGTGATCCCGGTCAGCGTGACAAAGTTGGTGAAAGGATTTTCTGCGTCCAGCGGCATAATCTGCAACAGCGCCTCTCCTACCGCGCTGCCAATCCCGGTATGCGTAACGGTAATGGCCAGTCCCAGAATACCCGCCACATAGATGCACGTGCGGATATTCACTCCGCTGGAAAACTCTTCGCCATTGATAAAACCTACGCGCGGCAGCAGGGTAATCACGGCCGCCGCCAGCCCGGTCCACGCCGGACCAATACCATGCCAGGTTTCACTAACCCACATCACCAGCACCACCGCCAGCATCCAGGATAACCGCTTTTCATCGCGACTCATGGGCGCAGGAGATGAGGTATCGGTCGGCGCATGGGGCTTACCCGGAAACAGCCAGCAAATCAGGAGGACCAGCGCCGCCCCTTTGAGCCAGCCGAGAACGGGGGTATGCAGCAACAAATACGGCAAATAATTCAAGTGGATGCCATACGAACCTTCCGTTGCGCCACTCATGACAAGGTTAGGTACGTTAGCAGGGAGGATCGTGGCGGAAAGCTGGAAGGTGCCGAAACCCACCGCCAGCGCCAGACCGAACCAGGCACGCGAATTCTCAGCAATTCCGGCGCGTTTTGCCATCGCCGCAACAATCGGCATCAGCAATGCGATACGCCCCATGTTGGAAGGCATGACAAACGCCAGTGCATAACTGAGTAACACCACGCTCGCCACCATCAACGGCCAGGAGTCGGTTAGCCTTGCCGATAATGCCCTCGCCGCCCGGTCCGCAAGCCCCGTTTTACGGATCGCAATTCCCAGCACAAATCCGCTAAATACCAGCCAGAATGCCGAAGAAGCAAAGCCGCCGAAGATAACGTCCGGCGGCGCAATCTTTGCCACCATCGCGACGGTAAAAAACAACAACGCCGTAATAAATTCCGGCAGCAGGGACGTCGCCCAGAGCAGAATGGTGATACCGACAAGCAGTGAAGGGATAAACAGCGGGTGCGAAAACCAGAGCGACATGCCTGTCTCCTGTTGTTTTTTTCAACAAGAATACGGGGACAGGCTGATAGAGTAAACGCCAGATATGGTGGGTTACTTCAGAATATCACATTGATGATCCTGAATTTCCTCGGCAGACGCCAGGTTGAACGCCAACAGATTGCGCTGTGTAGCCAGCAATACAAAGGTGTCATCGCTCTGGCGCACCATCGCCAGCGCGTAGCTGCCCATATGATCGCGCGCTTCTGGCACCTCTTCCGCCAGCATCATAAAGGGACTGCGTTGCGCCAGTTCGTTCTCGGTGACCCGACGGGCCAGATACTCGTGCCCGCGTAATCCGCCCGCGAGCGGCAACCAGCGAGTGCCGATTTTTGCCATATTGTCATCAAGTTGAGTTCGTACGTCCTTGCGCAAACAGGAGATATGGATGTGGAAATGGTTTTGCGTCCGCCCGGTGCGTGAGTTGATCGCCAATGATACGGCGCTGTCAGGGATCTCCTGTCCATACTTTTGGCTCATAAAGCTACGCGCCTGCCAGGCCAGCCAGAAGAAGTTGGGCGTGAACGGTTCCGTCAATAAGGGACTTTCCGTGCCGTTAATGCGGTAAGTTGGCATTAACAGATATTGCAGAGGGCCATTTCGGTCTTTAAACACCACATAACCGGCCTCTGGATTCACTTCTGTACACGGCGCCGGATTGTGATGCTGACGCTGATTTGGTACGCACTGTTCCAGGACTTTCTCCCGTAGCGCATCCGGATTTCCTGCAAATTTCCAGTAGCCGATACCCGCTGCGGCGGCGATGACGACAATCGCCAGTGAAAGATAGCCTGTTTTTTTCATTGTGCGTTTCCTGTATCTCATTGAAGTGCAAGAGTAACGCAAAATGATGACAATTAAAAAAGCCCGATGGCATAGCGCCAGCGGGCCTGAAAATCGCAGAAATGGTTAGCGTTTGCTGATCTGGTCGAAGGTTCCGCCGTTTGCGAAGTGCTCTTTTTGCGCTTTTGTCCACCCGCCGAACGCCTCATCAATGGTGAAGAGTTTCAATTTCGGAAAGGCGCTTTCATATTTCTTCGCAACATCAGGATTGCGCGGGCGATAGTAGTTTTTCGCCGCAATCTCCTGGCCTTCCGGCGAATAGAGGTACTTCAGATAGGCTTGCGCCACCTCGGTGGTACCTTTTTTCTCAGCCACTTTATCGACAACCGAAACGGTCGGTTCCGCCAGGATTGACTCGCTCGGGGTCACAATCTCGAATTTGTCTTTACCGAGTTCATGGGTTGCCAGCAGCGCTTCGTTCTCCCAGGCAATCAGGACATCACCAATCCCGCGTTCTACGAAGGTGTTGGTTGAACCACGAGCGCCGGAATCGAGGACTTCCACATTCTTAAACAGCGCCTTCACGAAGTCCTGGGCTTTCGCCTGGTCGTTGTTGTTGTGGTGCAGGGCGTAACCCCACGCCGCCAGATAATTCCAGCGTGCGCCGCCTGAGCTTTTCGGGTTCGGCGTGATGACGGATACGCCAGGTTTTACCAGATCGTTCCAGTCATGAATTTGCTTTGGATTCCCTTTACGCACCAGGAAGACGATGGTGGAGGTATAAGGCGCAGAGTTGTCCGGCAGACGTTTGATCCAATTTTTATCAATGCGGCCACGTTCCGCAATGGCGTCTACATCGTAGGCCAGCGCCAGGGTCACCACATCCGCCTCAATGCCGTTAATCACGGAGGTCGCTTGCTTGCCGGAACCACCATGAGACTGGCGGGTCACCACGTTATCACCCGTTTGCTGTTTCCAGTGCGCGCTAAACGCTTTGTTGTACTGCTCGTACAACTCACGCGTTGGATCATACGAAACGTTAAGTAATTGAATATCCTTCGCCAGAACGCTGGTGGATGCCAGCAACAACGTTAATCCCACGCCCCATTTGTTCATCGCCCAATTCTCTTATGCTGTGTTGTGATGATCAGAGCGTGCCAGAAAGGAATTCAAACATTAAAGAATAAAAAAAGATTTGCTATAACTTGAGGGAATATGAAGAGGATAATTGCCGGATGACGGATAACGTCTTATCCGGCCTACAAACCGGTACGATCTGTAGGCCCGATAAGCATAGCGCCATCAGGCGCGGCGAGGAATCAGTACAGTTTCTTCGCGCAGTCCAGCCAGTCACCTTTGAATGGGCGCTTCATGTTTTCGATAGCGTCGATGATGTCGTGGTGAACCAGCTGTTCGTTCTGGATACCGACGCAACGACCGCCGAAACCTTCCTGCAGCAACTCAATGGCATACGCCCCCATGCGGGACGCCAGAATACGGTCATAAGGCACCGGAGAACCGCCACGCTGAATGTGTCCCAGCACGGTTGCGCGGGTTTCACGTTTGGTCTCTTTCTCGATGAAATGCGCCAGTTCGTCAACGTCACACATGTGTTCAGTGATAGCGACGATGGCGTGTTTTTTGCCTTTCGCAATACCGGCTTTGATTTCAGCGACCAGATCTTCGCGGCTGAATTCCACTTCCGGCACCACCACAAACTCACAACCGCCAGCAATCGCTGCCGCCAGGGTCAGGTCGCCACAGTAACGCCCCATCACTTCAACGATAGAGATACGTTGGTGAGAGGAGGAGGTATCACGCAGACGGTCAATCGCTTCAACCACCGTCCCCAGCGCCGTAAAGTAACCAATGGTGTAGTCGGTGCCTTTAATGTCGTTGTCGATAGTGCCTGGCAGACCAATGCATGGGAAACCCATTTCAGTCAGACGTTTTGCACCCATGTAAGAACCGTCACCGCCGATGACCACCAGCGCGTCAATGCCCCGTTTTTTCAGGTTTTCGATAGCCACGGCACGCACATTTTCATCGCGGAATTCAGGGAAACGCGCGGAACCGAGGAAGGTACCGCCACGGTTGATCATGTCGGACACGCTGTAACGGTCAAGCTGAGCCATACGGTCTTCATACAGACCCAGGTAGCCGTCATAAATACCCATTACTTCCAGCCCTTCCGTCAACGCTGCGCGCACAACGCCACGGATTGCTGCGTTCATGCCCGGCGCATCACCGCCGCTTGTCAACACACCGATTTTCTTAATCATGACTACCTCTGAACTTTGGAATGCAAAATGAAATCTGTTGCCGGAAGCCGATTCTGCATATCGACACGATCCAACGCATATGCAGATAGTATAGCAATCACTTCCTGCTGAATTGATTCAGGTCAGGCCAAAAGGCGGTAATTTATACACAAAATGCTGGCCTGGTTCACTTTTTTTACAACGAATTACGAAAGCTCAAACCTTTTACCTTCCTTGGGTACGACGGAACACGGGTCCTGATGGATAATGACATCAGAGCCCGGAAAACGCCGCAAAATCGCCTGCTCTACCTGTTCAGCCACCAAATGGGCCTGAACGAGAGGCAGATGATCTTCCATTTCCAAATGAATCTGAATAAAGCGAGTCGGCCCTGACTGCCGTGTGCGAAGATCGTGAGCGCCGCTGACGCCCGGCCATGATGTCACGATACCAATAATTTCCTGACGTTCGTCGTCGGGTAATGCGCGATCCAACAACGATTGCACCGCCTCATATCCCATTCGTAACGCGCTATATAGAATATAGATGCCGATTCCCAACGCAAACAAGGCATCTGCACGATGCCAGCCATACCAGGCGAGGCCAAGCGCAACAAGAATCGCTCCGTTCATCATAACATCAGACTGATAATGAAGCATATCTGCCCGCACAGCCTGGCTTTGCGTCCTGCGCACGACCCAGCGCTGAAACGTGACCAAAATAAGCGTGCAGACCAGTGCGATAACCGTCACCACGACGCCAACGCCCGGATCTTTCATCGGCGTGGGTTGGATGAGGTGTTGAATGCCGGTCAAAAATAAAAACAGCGCAGAACCCGAAATAAACATACTTTGCGCCAGCGCCGCCAGTGATTCTGCTTTGCCGTGCCCGAAAGTATGTTCATCGTCTGCCGGTTGCAGCGAGTAGCGCACCACCAGAAGATTCGTTAACGACGCGGCGATATCCACCAGCGAGTCCACCAGCGCAGCCAGAATACTCACCGACCCGGTGTACCACCACGCAAAAATCTTGATTAAAAGTAACAACGACGCCATCACTGTCGCAGCGATTGCCGCCCGGCTTACCAGCCGTCCATAGGTTTGATTCATAAACACTCCTGCCAGGACATGCCGGTAGTATAACGGATGGCGCAAAACAGTCAGACAATAACCGGATGACAAATTGAGGACAAAAAAAACCCCCACATCATGTGGGGGGAAGACAGGGATGGTGATTTAATTTTCATCATAACTGAATGAAACAAAAGGATTTGTTTTATCCGATGTCCACACATCGTCCACACATCGACAAAATGGCCCCATCAAACGGGGCTATTTTTTTCGCGATTATTTTCAATTGCTGAAATTAATATAGTTTTTTACTATATTAAAAATAGCCACACCAACGGAGTTAACCAGCACCATGCCCCTGATTGACTACATCAAGAAATACTACAACGGGAATCAGGCATCGTTTGCCAGGCTTACTGGTGTACAACCCGCACAGGTTACACAATGGATTCTCAAAGGGTTTATTGTGGTCGATCACACTCTATACAGCCCACGCCGAAAACTCGGCATTTAGTTTCCCGCCCCTCTTTTCTCCACCTGCGGCGCGGCACAGCCCACGCAGATCTTTTTATTTAAA
This Citrobacter enshiensis DNA region includes the following protein-coding sequences:
- a CDS encoding SLC13 family permease, which gives rise to MSLWFSHPLFIPSLLVGITILLWATSLLPEFITALLFFTVAMVAKIAPPDVIFGGFASSAFWLVFSGFVLGIAIRKTGLADRAARALSARLTDSWPLMVASVVLLSYALAFVMPSNMGRIALLMPIVAAMAKRAGIAENSRAWFGLALAVGFGTFQLSATILPANVPNLVMSGATEGSYGIHLNYLPYLLLHTPVLGWLKGAALVLLICWLFPGKPHAPTDTSSPAPMSRDEKRLSWMLAVVLVMWVSETWHGIGPAWTGLAAAVITLLPRVGFINGEEFSSGVNIRTCIYVAGILGLAITVTHTGIGSAVGEALLQIMPLDAENPFTNFVTLTGITTVLNFIMTANGVPALYTTLAESFSDATGFPLLSVIMIQVLGYSTPLLPYQASPIIVAMALGKVPARAGMLLCLALALVTWLVLLPLDYLWFSVLGKL
- the pfkA gene encoding 6-phosphofructokinase, with the translated sequence MIKKIGVLTSGGDAPGMNAAIRGVVRAALTEGLEVMGIYDGYLGLYEDRMAQLDRYSVSDMINRGGTFLGSARFPEFRDENVRAVAIENLKKRGIDALVVIGGDGSYMGAKRLTEMGFPCIGLPGTIDNDIKGTDYTIGYFTALGTVVEAIDRLRDTSSSHQRISIVEVMGRYCGDLTLAAAIAGGCEFVVVPEVEFSREDLVAEIKAGIAKGKKHAIVAITEHMCDVDELAHFIEKETKRETRATVLGHIQRGGSPVPYDRILASRMGAYAIELLQEGFGGRCVGIQNEQLVHHDIIDAIENMKRPFKGDWLDCAKKLY
- the fieF gene encoding CDF family cation-efflux transporter FieF (FieF, a metal efflux transporter, is a member of the CDF (cation diffusion facilitator) family of transporters.) is translated as MNQTYGRLVSRAAIAATVMASLLLLIKIFAWWYTGSVSILAALVDSLVDIAASLTNLLVVRYSLQPADDEHTFGHGKAESLAALAQSMFISGSALFLFLTGIQHLIQPTPMKDPGVGVVVTVIALVCTLILVTFQRWVVRRTQSQAVRADMLHYQSDVMMNGAILVALGLAWYGWHRADALFALGIGIYILYSALRMGYEAVQSLLDRALPDDERQEIIGIVTSWPGVSGAHDLRTRQSGPTRFIQIHLEMEDHLPLVQAHLVAEQVEQAILRRFPGSDVIIHQDPCSVVPKEGKRFELS
- a CDS encoding CDP-diacylglycerol diphosphatase — encoded protein: MKKTGYLSLAIVVIAAAAGIGYWKFAGNPDALREKVLEQCVPNQRQHHNPAPCTEVNPEAGYVVFKDRNGPLQYLLMPTYRINGTESPLLTEPFTPNFFWLAWQARSFMSQKYGQEIPDSAVSLAINSRTGRTQNHFHIHISCLRKDVRTQLDDNMAKIGTRWLPLAGGLRGHEYLARRVTENELAQRSPFMMLAEEVPEARDHMGSYALAMVRQSDDTFVLLATQRNLLAFNLASAEEIQDHQCDILK
- the sbp gene encoding sulfate/thiosulfate ABC transporter substrate-binding protein Sbp, with the translated sequence MNKWGVGLTLLLASTSVLAKDIQLLNVSYDPTRELYEQYNKAFSAHWKQQTGDNVVTRQSHGGSGKQATSVINGIEADVVTLALAYDVDAIAERGRIDKNWIKRLPDNSAPYTSTIVFLVRKGNPKQIHDWNDLVKPGVSVITPNPKSSGGARWNYLAAWGYALHHNNNDQAKAQDFVKALFKNVEVLDSGARGSTNTFVERGIGDVLIAWENEALLATHELGKDKFEIVTPSESILAEPTVSVVDKVAEKKGTTEVAQAYLKYLYSPEGQEIAAKNYYRPRNPDVAKKYESAFPKLKLFTIDEAFGGWTKAQKEHFANGGTFDQISKR